One segment of Cydia fagiglandana chromosome 12, ilCydFagi1.1, whole genome shotgun sequence DNA contains the following:
- the LOC134669333 gene encoding alpha-(1,3)-fucosyltransferase C-like: MPITEVFIPQKGMKYILQWTSPNTIPMIYWGRGQQEFIKRKCKVNSCYVTPNRSLLPNISQFDAVAFHGPEITKYVPGPKVRSPHQKYVFVSRETPQYYPICDKRYDGYFNWTWTYRLDSDGSYGYVTIRNISGDIIGPNKIMHWIKLGAMQPVDNETKMLLERKNKAAAWFVSNCDTHSRRENIVTKLQSKLKRYGLGIDIFGECTRASKKCPKTRMNECLKMVQEEYYFYLSFENSFSEDYVTEKLLTALQNYAVPVVLGGANYTRFMPDGIYLHGGKMQQFRLAKEMKAIIKDKDRYYSFFKWRNHYSYHDKDEAPDSDDLCRMCEMLHDQALVKKETVYKDFRKWWNVPGACSTRLRVVKYF, encoded by the exons ATGCCGATAACCGAGGTATTCATTCCACAGAAGGGGATGAAATATATACTGCAATGGACGAGCCCAAATACAATACCAATGATATATTGGGGTCGAGGACAACAGGAGTTTATTAAACGTAAGTGTAAAGTCAACAGTTGTTACGTAACCCCAAACAGATCGCTTCTTCCGAACATCTCACAGTTCGACGCAGTTGCGTTTCATGGCCCTGAAATAACAAAATACGTGCCAGGCCCAAAAGTACGGAGTCCGCATCAAAAATACGTGTTCGTCAGTAGGGAGACACCACAATACTACCCGATTTGTGACAAGAGATATGATGGATATTTCAATTGGACTTGGACGTATAGGTTGGATTCTGATGGATCTTACGGATACGTTACTATTAGAAACATTAGTGGCGATATCATTGGCCCGAATAAAATTATGCACTGGATAAAACTAGGTGCCATGCAACCAGTCGATAACGAGACAAAAATGCTGTTGGAGAGAAAAAACAAGGCCGCCGCCTGGTTTGTTTCAAACTGCGATACTCATAGTAGAAGGGAAAATATCGTCACTAAGCTGCaaagtaaattaaaaagataCGGTTTGGGGATAGACATTTTCGGCGAATGTACTAGAGCATCGAAAAAATGTCCAAAGACAAGAATGAACGAGTGCTTGAAGATGGTTCAAGAggagtattatttttatctctCCTTTGAGAATTCGTTTAGCGAAGATTACGTGACTGAGAAATTGCTGACGGCGCTTCAGAATTACGCGGTGCCGGTGGTGCTCGGAGGCGCTAACTACACACG ATTTATGCCAGATGGAATTTACTTGCACGGGGGTAAAATGCAGCAGTTCCGCTTGGCGAAAGAAATGAAAGCTATCATAAAAGACAAAGACAG GTACTACAGTTTCTTCAAGTGGCGTAATCATTATTCTTACCACGATAAAGACGAGGCGCCAGATTCTGATGACCTGTGCAGAATGTGCGAGATGCTTCACGACCAAGCTCTTGTGAAGAAGGAAACTGTGTACAAGGATTTCAGAAAATGGTGGAACGTTCCAGGGGCTTGCTCAACTAGACTTAgggttgtaaaatatttttaa